A region from the Flavobacteriales bacterium genome encodes:
- a CDS encoding sensor histidine kinase produces MKALSWRIWPIIAGALALLFITVGLLVVGEAHTVQENIGRQVDLLEEVSELTEAANQLGLTHRVDLHTMNNGGGEAETRWSRELDRFSQRLRKLGERYAQEPGVAELVVATPKLINDLDSLHHEVLARRTQPEEAAMPEAVFQIMVQRTAKQVDKVERFVHEDGLTVNAAILNDKWDQAQALLFAACFMAVVFAIMVGMSRRLLVESRAAEQGLLETKQQLEATNSELRETMLSKEEKEVMIKEIHHRVKNNLQIVKSLIRFQQDQVQDERTRELFNECITRVSAMALVHEQTYLTKDLANIPVDSYLDHLVRDLVHAYTVNIKLHMDIDIQVKTLSVDALVPLGLLINEVISNSFKYAFQGRSNGTITVHLHGSEQDGLHMRIGDDGVGLKSRDGFHRPNSLGMDLIHTLAGQLDGDMHLLEGPGTQYELVSRKQAKRKVA; encoded by the coding sequence GTGAAAGCCCTCTCCTGGCGCATTTGGCCCATTATCGCGGGTGCCCTGGCCCTTCTGTTCATTACGGTCGGCCTTTTGGTGGTAGGCGAAGCACACACGGTGCAAGAGAACATCGGCCGACAGGTCGACCTGCTTGAAGAGGTGAGCGAACTGACCGAGGCCGCCAACCAGCTCGGGCTCACTCACCGGGTGGACCTCCACACGATGAACAACGGTGGTGGGGAGGCCGAAACCCGTTGGTCCAGGGAACTGGATCGGTTCAGCCAACGCTTGCGGAAACTCGGGGAACGGTACGCGCAAGAACCCGGTGTGGCGGAGCTGGTCGTTGCAACGCCCAAGTTGATCAACGACCTTGACAGCCTGCACCACGAAGTGCTTGCTCGCCGCACGCAACCCGAAGAAGCGGCAATGCCCGAAGCGGTGTTCCAGATCATGGTGCAGCGCACGGCCAAACAGGTGGACAAGGTGGAACGCTTCGTGCACGAGGACGGCCTCACCGTGAACGCCGCCATCCTGAACGACAAGTGGGACCAGGCCCAAGCACTGCTGTTCGCTGCCTGCTTCATGGCGGTAGTGTTCGCCATCATGGTGGGCATGAGCCGCCGATTGCTCGTCGAAAGCCGCGCCGCGGAGCAGGGCCTGTTGGAAACCAAGCAGCAACTGGAAGCCACCAACAGCGAGCTCCGCGAAACGATGCTGAGCAAAGAGGAGAAGGAGGTGATGATCAAAGAGATCCACCACCGCGTGAAAAACAACCTCCAGATCGTGAAGAGCCTCATCCGGTTCCAGCAGGACCAAGTACAGGACGAACGCACGCGGGAACTGTTCAACGAGTGCATCACCCGAGTGAGCGCCATGGCCTTGGTCCACGAACAGACCTACTTGACGAAAGACCTGGCCAACATCCCGGTGGACAGCTACCTCGACCATCTCGTTCGCGACCTGGTTCACGCCTACACGGTGAACATCAAGCTGCACATGGACATCGACATCCAGGTGAAGACCTTGAGCGTGGATGCGTTGGTGCCGCTCGGGCTCCTCATCAACGAAGTGATCAGCAACAGCTTCAAGTACGCTTTCCAAGGCCGCAGCAATGGCACGATCACCGTGCATTTGCATGGCAGCGAACAGGATGGCCTCCACATGCGCATCGGCGATGACGGCGTAGGCCTCAAGAGCCGCGACGGCTTCCACCGCCCCAACAGCCTCGGCATGGACCTCATCCACACGTTGGCCGGCCAGCTCGATGGTGACATGCACCTGCTGGAAGGCCCCGGTACGCAATACGAACTGGTGAGCCGCAAGCAGGCCAAGAGGAAAGTCGCATAA
- a CDS encoding response regulator, translating to MKKVLIVEDESIISFGYRLQLERMGLEVIGNARSSEEAEEMIAAERPDLIIMDIYLRGEKNGLQLAQELHAKDPIPIVFLTASTKPEIIEAIGQLKGCHYLSKPIDSDRLTEVLMRVA from the coding sequence ATGAAAAAAGTATTGATCGTCGAAGACGAGAGCATCATCTCCTTCGGCTACCGCCTGCAGCTCGAACGTATGGGCCTTGAAGTGATCGGCAATGCACGAAGTAGCGAAGAAGCCGAAGAGATGATCGCTGCTGAGCGCCCCGATCTCATCATCATGGACATCTACCTGCGCGGCGAAAAGAACGGCCTGCAACTGGCCCAGGAACTGCACGCCAAGGATCCCATCCCGATCGTTTTCCTCACCGCCAGCACCAAGCCGGAGATCATCGAGGCCATCGGGCAGTTGAAGGGCTGCCACTACCTGAGCAAGCCCATCGACAGCGACCGCCTCACCGAGGTGCTGATGCGCGTGGCCTGA
- a CDS encoding HAMP domain-containing histidine kinase — protein MVGKKPTTRGDLPPASPEQADALHKYAHDLKNRLAGLLEVVRQLQVNGDQGELLAFGEKQAFAVLQITEQMLDDLGVPRGPGAFVLEAVPLSGILEKAVANQSYRFKNKEQKIATTGHVPVVCHADARHVLSAVEALLSNASKFSQAGSTVEVSLSATSSSGKVTVKDHGVGLSSIDLESVFIRYAWLDSRTTGGESQGRSSLAVCKRTIEAMGGTLSGQSDGPGKGSTFTLSLPLQH, from the coding sequence ATGGTCGGGAAAAAGCCCACTACCCGAGGTGACCTGCCACCTGCATCGCCGGAGCAGGCGGATGCCTTGCACAAGTATGCGCACGACCTGAAGAACCGGTTGGCCGGACTGCTCGAGGTAGTGCGCCAACTTCAAGTGAACGGTGATCAAGGTGAGCTGCTGGCCTTCGGGGAGAAGCAGGCGTTCGCCGTGCTGCAGATCACGGAACAGATGCTCGATGATCTTGGCGTGCCGCGAGGGCCCGGTGCATTCGTCCTCGAGGCCGTGCCATTGTCCGGGATCCTGGAAAAAGCCGTTGCGAACCAATCCTACCGGTTCAAGAACAAGGAACAGAAGATCGCCACCACCGGCCATGTTCCCGTGGTCTGCCATGCGGATGCGCGGCACGTGCTCAGTGCCGTTGAAGCCCTGCTCAGCAATGCGAGCAAGTTCTCGCAGGCGGGTTCCACCGTGGAAGTGAGCCTTTCCGCAACGTCCTCTTCCGGAAAGGTCACCGTGAAGGACCATGGCGTCGGGCTTTCGTCCATCGATCTCGAAAGTGTTTTCATCCGCTATGCATGGCTCGACTCCCGAACCACTGGTGGTGAGTCACAAGGGCGCAGCTCGCTCGCCGTGTGCAAACGCACCATTGAAGCGATGGGCGGCACGCTGTCCGGGCAAAGCGATGGACCGGGCAAAGGCAGCACGTTCACCCTCTCACTGCCGTTGCAGCACTAA
- a CDS encoding RnfABCDGE type electron transport complex subunit D, whose translation MADGPARRTLLNWFLSDGRHFQIAFLLSFLCYGIGALQWDAELGRYAIIAATCLGTQSIFIGLHGLEWRTLKSAAVTTLGLCLLFKSGSPITLVLGAFVAIASKFVLRVRGKHVFNPANVGIVAAMLFTGDAWVSPGQWGSGAALVFLVGVAGLMVVLRVGRIDTSLTFLLAFAALHFVRNVLYLGWGIDVWLHQLTNGSLLLFTFFMITDPATTPSAPRARIGWSIVVAVLAFLLSWRFFVNAAPVWALFFISSTTPFIDMLWKGERFDWLNARRTPRGLPHQATINP comes from the coding sequence ATGGCAGATGGACCTGCACGCCGAACATTGCTCAATTGGTTCCTGAGCGATGGCCGGCATTTCCAGATCGCGTTCCTGCTCTCGTTCCTCTGCTATGGTATCGGAGCTCTCCAGTGGGACGCTGAGCTAGGGCGGTATGCCATCATCGCCGCCACCTGCCTTGGCACGCAGTCCATCTTCATCGGGTTGCACGGCCTGGAGTGGCGCACGTTGAAGAGCGCAGCCGTTACCACGTTGGGGCTCTGCCTTCTGTTCAAGAGCGGCAGCCCCATCACGCTGGTCCTGGGTGCGTTCGTCGCCATTGCCAGCAAGTTCGTGCTGCGGGTAAGGGGCAAACATGTGTTCAACCCGGCCAACGTGGGCATTGTCGCCGCTATGCTTTTCACCGGCGATGCGTGGGTGAGCCCGGGACAGTGGGGTAGTGGCGCGGCCCTGGTCTTTCTGGTGGGCGTTGCCGGGTTGATGGTCGTTCTGCGTGTGGGGCGTATCGACACCAGCTTGACCTTCCTGCTCGCGTTCGCTGCGCTGCACTTCGTCCGCAACGTGCTCTACCTGGGCTGGGGCATCGATGTATGGCTGCACCAATTGACCAATGGGTCGCTGCTGCTTTTCACCTTTTTCATGATCACCGATCCGGCCACAACGCCCAGTGCACCCCGCGCGCGCATCGGCTGGAGCATCGTTGTGGCGGTGCTAGCGTTCCTGCTCAGTTGGAGGTTCTTCGTGAATGCCGCACCGGTCTGGGCGCTCTTCTTCATCAGCTCCACCACGCCCTTCATTGACATGCTGTGGAAAGGAGAGCGCTTCGATTGGCTCAACGCCCGTCGAACGCCGCGAGGCCTTCCGCACCAAGCAACCATCAACCCGTAA
- a CDS encoding response regulator, producing the protein MTMEGVRGGALAAVRHVMVIDDEDDCIFVTRMVLKRAGFVGRVTTLRSGADALAWYREHSTIDAPDVLFVDINMPVMNGFAFLGHCSTEGLLPDQRTTVVMFSSSVLPADIERARSFPFVNGYAEKALDVDRFLNICHEHAQRTGLTSPPPTPSP; encoded by the coding sequence ATGACCATGGAGGGAGTGAGGGGTGGGGCGCTTGCGGCCGTTCGGCACGTGATGGTGATCGACGACGAGGACGATTGCATTTTCGTAACGCGCATGGTGCTCAAGCGCGCCGGCTTCGTGGGCCGTGTAACGACGCTCCGATCGGGCGCCGATGCATTGGCCTGGTACCGCGAACACAGCACCATCGATGCGCCGGACGTTCTCTTCGTGGACATCAACATGCCCGTGATGAACGGGTTCGCTTTCCTGGGCCATTGTTCCACCGAGGGATTGCTGCCCGATCAACGCACCACGGTGGTGATGTTCAGCAGCAGCGTTCTTCCGGCGGACATCGAACGGGCACGCTCCTTCCCGTTCGTGAACGGCTATGCCGAGAAAGCACTCGACGTGGACCGTTTCCTTAACATCTGCCATGAGCATGCGCAACGTACCGGCCTAACTTCACCGCCCCCCACCCCCTCACCATGA
- a CDS encoding PQQ-dependent sugar dehydrogenase — translation MNRPLLILAAFATGAPTCSAQLTYTLDSTVLRIDVVVDSDRVNIPWEIVWGPDDRLWMTDGPLITRWDPVLDVVDTILDRGHGNGLGMALHPDFPTVPEIIAVFDTSAYYGGNIWCDVVRLDYDANTDAIVNETVLFGYYHAGEHAGGRVLFDTTGNVLLTTADYWLNGPDTLFSPVGKTLRFATDGSVPAGNPRPDHTWTWGHRNPQGLAMLPNGAVVNTEHGQMPQNNEINLLQANEDHGYPYYDGNTCFLIPDTCNSATYAYTEPLLTFSQPPSGAEFYTGTAIPEFSGKLIAGVLWQRGIKLFDFNATLDSITGEEWLQGGAFDDMWRNRDIAVRPDGSFYLITNDRGDARIRWLRPDISTSTVGARDTDSALQAWPNPTTDRLLVRFEGTVPARAATVDALGRTVEVRAERMGDRIALDVAALRPGIYNTVFGDGRSVRWLKR, via the coding sequence ATGAACAGACCGCTCCTGATCCTCGCCGCGTTCGCGACCGGCGCACCAACCTGCTCTGCCCAACTTACCTACACCCTCGACAGCACCGTGCTGCGCATTGATGTGGTGGTGGACAGCGACCGCGTGAACATCCCGTGGGAGATCGTTTGGGGACCTGACGACCGGTTGTGGATGACGGACGGCCCGCTGATCACGCGTTGGGACCCGGTGCTCGACGTGGTGGACACGATCCTGGACCGCGGCCACGGCAATGGCTTGGGCATGGCGCTGCATCCCGATTTTCCCACGGTGCCGGAGATCATCGCCGTCTTCGACACGAGCGCCTACTATGGCGGCAACATCTGGTGCGACGTGGTGCGATTGGACTACGATGCGAACACGGACGCGATCGTCAACGAAACCGTCCTGTTCGGCTACTACCATGCCGGCGAGCATGCTGGCGGCCGCGTGCTCTTCGACACCACCGGCAACGTGCTGCTCACCACTGCAGACTATTGGTTGAACGGACCTGACACGTTGTTCTCGCCGGTGGGAAAGACGTTGCGTTTCGCGACTGATGGCTCCGTGCCAGCAGGCAACCCGAGGCCCGACCACACGTGGACCTGGGGTCACCGCAACCCGCAAGGACTGGCCATGCTCCCCAACGGTGCCGTCGTGAACACCGAACACGGACAGATGCCGCAGAACAACGAGATCAACCTGTTGCAAGCCAACGAGGACCACGGGTATCCGTACTACGACGGCAACACGTGCTTCCTCATTCCCGACACCTGCAACTCCGCCACCTACGCCTACACGGAACCACTGCTCACTTTCAGCCAGCCACCGTCAGGCGCCGAATTCTATACTGGCACAGCGATCCCTGAATTCTCCGGCAAGCTCATCGCTGGCGTTCTCTGGCAACGGGGCATCAAGCTCTTCGACTTCAACGCAACGCTGGATTCCATCACTGGAGAGGAATGGCTGCAAGGCGGTGCGTTCGATGACATGTGGCGCAACCGCGACATTGCTGTCCGGCCCGACGGCTCGTTCTACCTCATCACCAACGACCGGGGCGATGCGCGCATACGCTGGTTGCGGCCTGACATCAGCACATCGACCGTTGGTGCCCGTGATACGGACAGCGCTCTGCAGGCGTGGCCGAACCCAACGACCGACCGCTTACTGGTCCGGTTCGAGGGTACCGTTCCAGCACGAGCCGCCACTGTCGATGCGCTCGGCCGGACCGTGGAAGTGCGAGCCGAACGGATGGGCGACCGCATCGCGTTGGATGTAGCCGCCCTCCGTCCGGGCATCTACAACACAGTGTTCGGTGATGGCCGCTCGGTCCGTTGGTTGAAGCGCTGA
- a CDS encoding S9 family peptidase, whose amino-acid sequence MKPIHSFALVALAACGTAPETTEQKPVEKPNYPETRKDSAAGDTLHGMFVADPYRWLENDTSTETAAWVKSQNAVTNAFLEKIPYRKDIAKRYEELYNFPKTSAPWKVGDLYFISKNSGLQNQFVINVRKGLDGEDKVFIDPNAIDPAGTTTFNMLGASKDDRYMAIGVSRAGSDWQEIEVWDLSTLSKTTDLLKWCKFSGAAWYKDGFFYSRYPEPKKGTEFSSASKFQKVYYHRIGDPQEKDALVWENTENGDLYVGVGVTEGEEFATLYISTGTDGYEMHFHDLRSGGMPTPATKWVALQEGFAHKTSIIEYVEATGKFLVMTEVDAPNYRVVEVDPKNPAQANWKNVIPQEKELLQSAFTGGGILFAEYLKDATSRFYRMKLDGSGKQEIALPDIGSAGGFGGKRDDTYSFYSFTSFTDPGTIYKYDYATGKSELYFRPELKFDPSQYETEQVFYTSKDGTKVPMFIVRKKGLEKNGRNPTLLYAYGGFNISLSPSFSTSRMLLLEQGGVFALANLRGGGEYGEDWHRAGMKEKKQNVFDDFIAAAEYLIKEKWTDSAHLGVNGGSNGGLLIGAVMTQRPDLFGVCFPEVGVLDMLRYQKFTAGFGWVPEYGNAENSKEEYDYLIKYSPVHNVKPAKYPATMVMTADHDDRVVPAHSFKFISTLQPAQQGDAPVLIRVEEQAGHGAGKPTSKIIEEQADKWSFFFHNVGVTPQFSNLNSLPK is encoded by the coding sequence ATGAAGCCCATCCATTCCTTCGCGCTCGTCGCACTGGCCGCATGCGGCACCGCACCTGAAACCACTGAGCAAAAGCCCGTGGAGAAACCCAACTACCCGGAAACCCGCAAAGACAGTGCTGCCGGGGATACCCTGCACGGGATGTTCGTGGCCGATCCCTATCGCTGGCTGGAGAACGATACGAGCACCGAGACCGCCGCTTGGGTGAAGTCGCAGAACGCCGTCACCAACGCCTTCCTGGAGAAGATCCCATACCGCAAGGACATCGCCAAGCGCTATGAGGAACTCTACAACTTCCCCAAGACTTCGGCCCCTTGGAAGGTCGGCGACCTGTACTTCATCAGCAAGAACAGCGGCCTTCAGAACCAGTTCGTCATCAACGTGCGCAAAGGCCTCGATGGGGAGGACAAGGTCTTCATCGATCCCAACGCCATCGATCCGGCGGGCACCACCACCTTCAACATGCTGGGCGCGAGCAAGGACGATCGTTACATGGCCATCGGCGTGAGCCGCGCAGGCAGCGATTGGCAGGAGATCGAAGTGTGGGACCTGAGCACGCTTTCAAAAACCACTGACCTGTTGAAGTGGTGCAAGTTCAGCGGCGCCGCGTGGTACAAGGACGGCTTCTTCTACAGCCGCTACCCTGAGCCGAAAAAAGGCACCGAATTCAGCAGCGCCAGCAAGTTCCAGAAGGTGTACTACCACCGGATCGGCGACCCACAGGAGAAGGATGCGCTTGTTTGGGAGAACACCGAGAACGGCGACCTCTACGTGGGCGTCGGTGTCACTGAGGGTGAGGAGTTCGCAACGCTGTACATCAGCACGGGAACCGATGGTTACGAAATGCATTTCCACGACTTGCGGAGCGGTGGCATGCCCACGCCCGCAACGAAGTGGGTCGCACTGCAGGAGGGCTTCGCGCACAAAACGAGCATCATCGAATACGTGGAGGCCACAGGCAAATTCCTGGTGATGACCGAGGTGGACGCCCCGAACTACCGCGTGGTGGAGGTGGACCCGAAGAACCCCGCACAAGCCAACTGGAAGAACGTGATCCCGCAGGAGAAGGAACTGCTGCAGAGCGCCTTCACCGGCGGCGGCATCCTGTTCGCCGAATACCTAAAGGACGCCACGAGCCGCTTCTACCGCATGAAGCTGGACGGCAGCGGCAAGCAGGAGATCGCCTTGCCCGACATCGGCAGTGCCGGTGGCTTCGGTGGCAAACGTGATGACACGTACAGCTTCTACAGCTTTACCTCTTTCACCGATCCCGGAACCATCTACAAGTACGACTACGCAACGGGCAAGAGCGAGCTGTACTTCCGCCCCGAGCTGAAGTTCGACCCAAGCCAGTACGAGACCGAGCAGGTGTTCTACACGAGCAAGGACGGCACGAAAGTGCCCATGTTCATCGTGCGCAAGAAGGGGCTTGAGAAGAACGGCAGGAACCCCACCCTGCTTTACGCGTACGGAGGATTCAACATCAGCCTTTCCCCCAGTTTCAGCACGAGCCGCATGCTGCTGCTGGAACAAGGCGGTGTGTTCGCACTGGCCAATCTGCGCGGCGGCGGCGAGTACGGCGAGGACTGGCACCGTGCCGGTATGAAGGAGAAGAAGCAGAACGTGTTCGACGACTTCATCGCGGCGGCCGAATACCTGATCAAGGAAAAGTGGACGGACAGCGCGCACTTGGGCGTGAACGGCGGCAGCAACGGCGGCCTGCTCATCGGCGCGGTGATGACGCAACGACCTGACCTGTTCGGCGTGTGCTTCCCTGAGGTAGGCGTGCTGGACATGCTGCGCTACCAGAAGTTCACCGCAGGCTTCGGCTGGGTGCCCGAGTACGGCAACGCGGAGAACAGCAAGGAGGAGTACGACTACCTCATCAAGTACTCGCCCGTGCACAACGTGAAGCCCGCGAAGTACCCGGCAACGATGGTGATGACGGCTGATCACGACGACCGTGTGGTGCCCGCGCACAGCTTCAAGTTCATCAGCACGTTGCAGCCCGCCCAGCAAGGCGATGCGCCCGTGCTGATCCGCGTGGAGGAACAGGCCGGCCATGGCGCAGGCAAGCCGACCAGCAAGATCATCGAGGAGCAAGCCGACAAGTGGAGCTTCTTCTTCCACAATGTGGGCGTGACGCCGCAGTTCAGCAACCTGAACAGCTTGCCGAAGTAG
- a CDS encoding DUF2330 domain-containing protein codes for MLRPFFLSAAAVMATTASAFCGFYVAKADATLFNDKSEVILVRDGLRTIITMSNDFKGDVRDFAMVVPVPVVLKESDIRVVDRTIFQKLDNYSSPRLVEYWDQNPCMQWQYAEERSMLDMVANGAAATMKREQNEDKDYGVTIEAQYTVGEYDILILSATESAGLKDWLTINGYKIPATAHEVLDPYIKSNLKFFVVKVDLDQPQTKGDYLRPLQIQFSHEKFMLPIRLGMANSMGQQDMIVYAFTRTGRVECVNYRTVKVPTDRNIPLFAQQKFGPMYKDLFARAWKREGRNAIFLEYAWNVTPSWGGMKCDPCVGPPPMNQEFVDAGVDWASGPNGGNGQQVFFTRLHVRYGRDKFPQDLMFQVTPNTEQFQARYILTHPAQGDLTCSEGQSYLEELYYRRVREMDELYALTGWDLGMHRNYTNEVRGKLSPERRNSLDVVPLPGGPSAPGGGAGWRLLLMGSALLAGLWYALRTRTPSPVGAV; via the coding sequence ATGCTCCGTCCTTTCTTCCTCTCAGCCGCGGCCGTGATGGCCACCACGGCCTCCGCCTTCTGCGGCTTCTACGTGGCCAAGGCCGATGCCACCCTCTTCAACGACAAGAGCGAGGTGATCCTCGTGCGTGACGGCCTGCGCACCATCATCACAATGAGCAACGACTTCAAGGGCGACGTGCGCGATTTCGCCATGGTGGTGCCCGTGCCCGTTGTGCTGAAGGAGAGCGACATCCGGGTGGTTGACCGCACCATCTTCCAGAAGCTGGACAACTACAGCAGCCCTCGGCTGGTGGAATACTGGGACCAGAACCCATGCATGCAATGGCAGTATGCGGAGGAAAGGTCGATGCTGGACATGGTGGCCAATGGTGCTGCAGCCACCATGAAGAGGGAACAGAACGAGGACAAGGACTATGGTGTCACCATCGAAGCCCAGTACACCGTCGGCGAATATGACATCCTCATCCTTAGCGCCACGGAAAGTGCCGGGCTGAAGGATTGGCTGACCATCAATGGCTACAAGATCCCGGCAACGGCACACGAGGTGCTCGATCCGTACATCAAGAGCAACCTCAAGTTCTTTGTCGTGAAGGTGGACCTGGACCAGCCACAGACGAAAGGCGATTACCTGCGCCCGTTGCAGATCCAGTTCAGCCACGAGAAGTTCATGCTGCCCATCCGCTTGGGCATGGCCAACAGCATGGGCCAGCAGGACATGATCGTGTACGCATTCACCCGCACCGGTCGTGTGGAGTGCGTGAACTACCGGACAGTGAAGGTGCCCACTGATCGCAACATCCCGCTGTTCGCACAGCAGAAGTTCGGGCCTATGTACAAGGACCTCTTCGCCCGTGCATGGAAGCGCGAAGGCCGCAACGCGATCTTCCTTGAGTACGCCTGGAACGTAACGCCCAGCTGGGGCGGCATGAAGTGCGACCCGTGCGTGGGGCCGCCGCCGATGAACCAGGAATTCGTGGATGCCGGGGTGGATTGGGCCAGCGGTCCGAACGGCGGCAATGGCCAGCAGGTGTTCTTCACGCGGTTGCACGTGCGTTATGGCCGCGACAAATTCCCGCAGGACCTCATGTTCCAAGTGACACCGAACACCGAGCAGTTCCAGGCGCGGTACATCCTTACGCACCCCGCTCAAGGCGATCTCACATGCAGCGAAGGCCAGAGCTACCTGGAAGAACTCTACTACCGCCGCGTGCGCGAGATGGACGAACTCTACGCGCTCACCGGCTGGGATCTGGGCATGCACCGCAACTACACGAACGAAGTGCGCGGCAAGTTGAGCCCTGAACGCCGCAACAGCTTGGATGTCGTGCCGCTCCCCGGTGGGCCATCGGCACCAGGCGGTGGAGCGGGCTGGAGGTTGTTGCTGATGGGCAGTGCGCTGCTTGCCGGGCTTTGGTACGCCCTCCGGACAAGAACGCCATCGCCTGTGGGAGCGGTGTGA
- a CDS encoding NYN domain-containing protein — protein MALRNRALKVGVFYDGGYFTHVTNYYNYVHPHRRRIHIGGLHDLVQHKLAELEGTRPSLAHIIDAHFFRGRFSAKEANEKPNQIFNDRVFDEVLMYNGVQTHYLPVREMRGRKAEKGIDVLMALETYELAMHKRYDVVVLIASDSDHVPLVRKLHALGCKTMLLAWDFEYTDNLSGELVTTRVSRDLWNMASYPLEMCPIIDDGLKEGDPLVLDLFVQKESVRHDDAGMDLFGNADTRTEEPRPEPQLVDEERHTSTVMSKFHSYGFIRYPDNNLFFMQDDLEGVLFGDLQLGDPVEFNVALNNKGQRVAKHIRRALPA, from the coding sequence ATGGCACTGCGCAATCGCGCCCTGAAAGTCGGCGTGTTCTATGACGGCGGTTACTTCACGCACGTCACCAACTATTACAACTACGTGCACCCGCACCGCCGCCGCATCCACATAGGCGGCTTGCACGATCTGGTGCAGCACAAGCTGGCAGAGCTGGAAGGCACACGGCCGAGCCTTGCGCACATCATCGATGCACACTTCTTCCGCGGCCGGTTCAGCGCCAAAGAGGCCAATGAAAAGCCGAACCAGATCTTCAACGACCGGGTGTTCGATGAGGTGTTGATGTACAACGGGGTGCAGACGCATTACCTGCCCGTTCGGGAAATGCGCGGCCGCAAAGCGGAGAAAGGCATCGATGTGCTGATGGCGTTGGAGACCTACGAGCTGGCCATGCACAAGCGGTATGATGTGGTGGTGCTCATTGCCAGCGATAGCGACCACGTGCCGCTGGTGCGCAAGCTGCACGCGCTGGGCTGCAAGACCATGTTGCTCGCGTGGGACTTCGAATACACCGACAACCTTTCGGGCGAACTGGTCACCACCCGCGTGAGCCGCGATCTGTGGAACATGGCGAGCTATCCGCTCGAGATGTGCCCCATCATCGACGACGGGCTCAAGGAGGGGGATCCGCTGGTGCTCGACCTGTTCGTACAGAAGGAATCCGTTCGCCATGATGATGCCGGCATGGACCTTTTCGGCAATGCCGACACCCGGACCGAGGAGCCCCGGCCCGAGCCGCAGTTGGTTGATGAGGAGCGGCACACCAGCACGGTGATGAGCAAATTCCACAGCTACGGTTTCATCCGTTACCCGGACAACAACCTGTTCTTCATGCAGGACGATCTGGAGGGTGTGCTGTTCGGGGATCTGCAGCTCGGCGACCCGGTGGAGTTCAATGTGGCGCTGAACAACAAAGGCCAGCGTGTGGCCAAACACATCAGAAGAGCGCTACCAGCTTAG
- a CDS encoding pirin family protein, with protein MTKRSVEAVLAPPAPHMVGDGFRVSNFFPQGYTMPKQRLSPFFLLDYNAPIDFSAREEPRGVGVHPHRGFETVTFAFKGKVAHHDSAGHSGVIGEGDVQWMTAGSGVLHKEYHEQEFSRTGGPFHMVQLWVNLPKKHKMEAPRYQPITRDAMTTVQLPDGKSEARIVAGELFGASGPGKTWSPITAAVVHIGAGGTADFILPSTWNSMALVVEGSATINGSDAPADHLVVFHNDGEEVHATSQSGATLLILSGEPLNEPIAAYGPFLMNTYDEIEQAFKDVAAGKFGVLED; from the coding sequence ATGACCAAGCGAAGTGTTGAGGCCGTGCTGGCGCCGCCCGCGCCCCATATGGTAGGCGATGGGTTCCGCGTGAGCAACTTCTTCCCGCAGGGCTATACCATGCCGAAGCAGCGGCTGAGCCCGTTCTTCCTGCTCGACTACAACGCGCCCATCGATTTCTCCGCGCGCGAAGAACCTCGTGGCGTGGGCGTGCACCCGCATCGCGGTTTCGAGACGGTGACCTTCGCCTTCAAAGGCAAGGTGGCACACCACGACAGCGCCGGGCACAGCGGTGTGATCGGCGAGGGCGACGTGCAATGGATGACCGCCGGTAGCGGCGTGCTGCACAAGGAGTACCACGAGCAGGAGTTCTCGCGCACCGGTGGACCGTTCCACATGGTGCAGCTGTGGGTGAACCTTCCCAAGAAGCACAAGATGGAAGCACCGCGCTACCAACCGATCACGCGCGATGCGATGACCACGGTGCAATTGCCGGACGGCAAGAGCGAGGCGCGCATCGTGGCCGGTGAACTGTTCGGGGCAAGTGGCCCCGGCAAGACATGGTCGCCGATCACAGCAGCTGTGGTGCACATTGGCGCAGGCGGCACTGCCGACTTCATCCTGCCTTCAACCTGGAACAGTATGGCGCTGGTGGTGGAAGGCAGCGCGACCATCAACGGCAGCGACGCACCGGCCGATCATTTGGTCGTGTTCCACAACGATGGGGAAGAGGTGCACGCTACAAGTCAGAGCGGAGCAACGTTGCTCATACTCAGCGGAGAGCCGCTGAACGAGCCCATCGCGGCCTACGGGCCTTTCCTCATGAACACCTACGACGAGATCGAACAGGCGTTCAAGGACGTGGCCGCAGGGAAGTTCGGCGTACTGGAGGACTGA